Proteins co-encoded in one Conger conger chromosome 4, fConCon1.1, whole genome shotgun sequence genomic window:
- the babam1 gene encoding BRISC and BRCA1-A complex member 1: METPEPGPADGEERLVELRPRTRSNPEGAEDRRSSNGSIGNNSTPQPAVGSRSEGEGEAASTDSPPSATTTTTTTVTAASAAATTTTPAAVSTTTPPAKDRPKPAQPSPAPPLPPTADFQLRAPRVNCPEKVIICLDLSEDMSLQKLESFNGSKTNALNVSQKMIEMFVRTKHRIDKRHEFALVVVNDDALWLSGFTSDPRELCSCLYDLETNVCETFNLEDLLNVILQKIELPFMDNVQTIPPPYVVRTLLVYNRHAGQLQFSPSEAVSKMLQSPYFFFDVVYLHNGAEEQGDESSWKDVYASFCDLDSKGMCYQFEVSLCGPAVELHNCMAKLLAHPLQRPFQTHASYSLLDGEEPQEVEATV, from the exons ATGGAGACACCAGAACCAGGCCCAGCAGATGGAGAGGAGCGGCTAGTGGAGCTGAGGCCGCGGACTCGTTCCAACCCAGAGGGGGCGGAGGACCGGCGCAGCAGCAACGGCAGTATCGGCAACAACAGCACTCCCCAGCCGGCTGTGGGCAGCCGCAGTGAAGGCGAAGGGGAGGCAGCCAGCACTGATAGCCCTCCTAGCGCTACTACCACGACCACCACCACCGTCACTGCGGCCTCTGCtgctgccaccaccaccacccctgcaGCAGTCAGTACCACAACCCCCCCTGCCAAAGACAGGCCAAAACCAGCGCAGCCTTCTCCAGCaccacccctgccccccaccgCGGATTTCCAGCTGAGAGCACCCCGAGTCAACTGCCCGGAGAAAGTG ATTATCTGTCTGGACCTGTCAGAAGATATGTCTCTGCAGAAACTGGAGTCCTTTAATGG ATCCAAGACGAACGCGCTGAACGTCTCTCAGAAGATGATCGAGATGTTTGTGAGGACGAAGCACCGGATCGACAAGCGTCACGAGTTTGCCCTGGTGGTGGTGAACGATGACGCTTTGTGG TTGTCAGGTTTTACCTCTGACCCCCGGGAGCTGTGCAGTTGTCTGTACGACCTGGAGACCAACGTCTGTGAGACTTTCA ATCTTGAAGATCTTCTAAATGTTAT CCTACAGAAGATTGAGCTCCCCTTCATGGACAACGTGCAGACCATCCCTCCTCCATACGTGGTGCGCACCCTGCTGGTCTACAACCGCCACGCGGGGCAGCTGCAGTTCAGCCCGTCGGAGGCCGTCAGC AAGATGCTGCAGTCCCCGTATTTCTTCTTCGACGTGGTTTATTTACACAATGGCGCGGAGGAGCAGGGGGACGAGAGCAGCTGGAAG GATGTTTACGCTTCTTTCTGCGACTTGGACTCGAAGGGCATGTGCTACCAATTTGAGGTGTCGCTATGCGGCCCCGCCGTCGAGCTGCACAACTGCATGGCCAAGCTCCTGGCCCACCCCCTGCAGAGGCCCTTCCAGACCCACGCCTCGTACAGCTTGCTGGACGGGGAGGAGCCCCAGGAGGTGGAGGCCACCGTCTGA
- the ushbp1 gene encoding colorectal mutant cancer protein: MSLASSPNFAQAESCAEVGRHSMDSAEWLGGQKKVLTEGKRAETRREETPVPTGPSELEVAQCEVEMGTLLKVIAELNGRMNTLQTTRDSDNSVTLGQEEGNVPKPGCRPTPSSQGVPEAMDVPVPSQVSGTEKEDSAELWMELQGALAALENAMVRGRTWAAPHNACSEEKLAQHLTAASESWVKATQILEELERELGISYPSELPAEDRQRYQRDVLSLHKHNCSLRASLQCRETELCRSNVTLNGLKEERNKLQLKLLGLQKHMHAGGSLSPPTSPSSSSSGARSPYWASPPFPGSPLLLRRPTAASSPLATGGDNTPPFSSSSTSIAVSGSPSSSVSGGLETETDRLQRCIERLKARNERLSAALERRKGESEQISMTLCRHEANSTALQMALKYSEECEEAYNELLSLYDGRKPQSMPEPREETESVKEAQKLSHLKPETTSPETGEALPSLSPPGGATEAVEHKHNRRTPSTLDGQVEAIREKIMKLKQDRSAVCVPAREPDGERKPSPDTGTLLGPRAQDSARPHGTKREKAALLYELVTVREEMSELRGTIRLTEKERRCLEWTLTNQRAQDVAGALIAQCLREELEDRQTEKQKGDERGAKLDSGGGIPGPRNRTLLRELQGALQREQVLKRRVTAVRESLDTALTDSATRWRYSEEERAQLVRAHRKAAETYRGARRKYREQLWRLERQVTAASERHMTQISSLKATLEALEWKKEETLL; this comes from the exons AAGCAGAAAGCTGTGCAGAAGTTGGAAGGCACTCCATGGACAGTGCAGAATGGCTTGGAGGTCAGAAGAAAGTCCTGACTGAGGGAAAAAGAGCCGAG ACACGTAGGGAGGAGACCCCAGTACCCACAGGCCCATCAGAGCTGGAGGTGGCCCAGTGTGAGGTGGAGATGGGCACCTTGCTGAAGGTCATTGCAGAGCTAAATGGGAGGATGAACACCTTGCAAACAACCAG GGACTCGGATAACAGTGTAACCCTGGGACAGGAGGAGGGCAACGTTCCTAAACCAGGATGTCGGCCTACTCCATCCTCACAGGGCGTTCCAGAAGCGATGGATGTACCTGTACCTTCTCAGGTTTCCGGAACTGAGAAAG AGGACAGTGCTGAGCTGTGGATGGAACTGCAGGGGGCTCTGGCTGCCCTAGAAAATGCGATGGTGAGAGGAAGGACCTGGGCTGCCCCTCACAATGCCTGCAGCGAGGAAAAACTTGCACAGCACCTGACCGCAGCTAGCGAGAGCTGGGTCAAGGCCACGCAG attctggaagagctggagagagagctggggaTCTCGTATCCCTCAGAACTCCCCGCAGAGGACAGGCAGCGGTATCAGCGGGACGTCCTgtctctgcacaaacacaactgCAGCCTCCGAGCCTCCTTGCAGTGCCGAGAGACGGAGCTGTGCAGGTCAAACGTCACGCTGAATGGCCTGAAGGAGGAGAGAAACAAGCTGCAGTTAAAG TTGCTCGGCCTGCAGAAGCACATGCATGCTGGGGGGAGCCTCTCCCCTCCCACCAGTCCTTCCAGCTCCTCGAGTGGAGCTAGGAGTCCGTACTGGGCTTCCCCCCCTTTCCCTGGATCCCCCCTGCTCCTGAGAAGGCCGACAGCTGCGTCTTCCCCACTGGCCACAGGGGGCGACAACACGCCTccattctcctcctcctctaccaGTATTGCAGTCTCCGGTAGCCCCAGCTCAAGTGTGTCCGGTGGcttggagacagagacagaccgGCTCCAGAG GTGTATAGAGAGGCTGAAAGCCAGGAATGAGCGCCTGTCCGCCGCCCTGGAGAGGAGGAAGGGCGAGTCCGAGCAAATCAGCATGACCCTCTGCAGACACGAGGCTAACAGCACCGCCCTGCAAATGGCTCTGAAGTACAG CGAGGAGTGTGAAGAAGCCTACAATGAGCTACTGTCTCTGTATGACGGCCGGAAACCGCAGAGCATGCCAGAGCCCAGAGAGGAAACAG AGTCCGTTAAAGAAGCCCAGAAGCTGAGTCATTTAAAACCGGAAACCACAAGTCCAGAGACGGGGGAAGCGCTTCCCTCTCTgtcaccaccagggggagctaCGGAGGCAGTCGAGCATAAGCACAACAG GAGAACTCCATCAACCTTAGATGGGCAGGTAGAGGCCATTCGGGAAAAGATCATGAAATTGAAGCAGGACCggtcagcagtgtgtgttccaGCACGGGAGCCGGATGGAGAGAGGAAGCCCAGCCCAGACACAGGCACCCTTCTTGGGCCCAGGGCTCAGGACAGTGCCAGGCCTCACGGCACCAAGAGGGAGAAGGCCGCACTTCTGTACGAGTTGGTCACTGTCAGG GAGGAGATGTCAGAGCTGCGGGGGACCATCAGACTGACGGAGAAAGAGAGGCGGTGCTTGGAGTGGAcgctgaccaatcagagggcGCAGGATGTGGCCGGCGCGCTGATTGCACAGTGTCtgagggaggagctggaggacagacagacagagaaacag AAGGGTGACGAGAGAGGGGCGAAGCTGGACTCCGGTGGCGGCATCCCTGGCCCCCGAAATCGCACCCTCCTACGAGAGCTCCAAGGGGCCCTGCAGCG GGAGCAGGTGTTGAAGCGAAGAGTGACAGCCGTGCGAGAATCACTCGACACTGCTCTCACCGACAGCGCCACCAGGTGGAGATACAGCGAAGAAGAGAGAGCGCAGCTCGTCCGGGCTCATAG GAAGGCTGCTGAGACGTATCGGGGTGCGCGCAGGAAGTACCGCGAGCAGCTGTGGAGGCTCGAGCGGCAGGTAACGGCCGCGTCAGAGCGTCACATGACGCAGATCTCCAGCCTGAAGGCCACGCTCGAGGCCCTGGAATGGAAGAAGGAAGAGACTCTGCTGTGA